A section of the Leptospira kobayashii genome encodes:
- a CDS encoding MaoC family dehydratase has translation MVEKAMTPFGEIAPKTPATLDKIKKNIYGRYLEEFTVGDIYVHPRQFTVDRSFAQEFATVFMDANPLYLSAEYAKAHGFQDLLVPPLMVFNLALSIGVQNNSEKALANLGYYNAQFLQPVYPGDTLGSRTKILAVDDKGPDKPGIVHVRTLCLNQKNEVVLQYERKIMIYQSNGKPKGNSKPGDKSAFFPESATPALKLPKLQFPTQLKDVTWGHTYFENFQPGQIYVHQNGRTITDEHYQWTFRVGNTHPLHYDKLYSAGISGPMGGEPVVYGGLVFGWLVGNASRDISENALWEIGFTEGYHTQPAFSGDTVTSISRILSVEDKGTEYGIPAGEVQIQLIGLKNIKANDALDKFGADLFLKENDKKKLGKEKIPEKIFEIERKLLIKKQP, from the coding sequence ATGGTAGAAAAAGCGATGACCCCCTTCGGTGAAATAGCACCGAAAACCCCAGCCACTCTTGATAAAATCAAAAAGAACATCTATGGACGTTACCTGGAAGAATTCACAGTTGGGGATATTTATGTTCACCCCCGCCAATTCACTGTGGATCGCAGTTTCGCTCAAGAGTTCGCAACCGTATTTATGGATGCAAATCCTTTGTATCTTTCCGCAGAGTATGCGAAAGCCCACGGCTTTCAAGATTTGCTCGTGCCTCCTCTTATGGTTTTCAACCTGGCGCTTTCCATCGGCGTGCAAAATAACAGTGAGAAGGCGTTAGCTAACCTCGGTTATTACAATGCTCAGTTCTTGCAACCGGTTTACCCTGGCGACACTCTCGGTTCCCGCACAAAGATTCTTGCGGTCGACGACAAAGGTCCTGATAAACCGGGGATCGTTCACGTGCGAACACTTTGTCTCAACCAAAAAAACGAAGTGGTTTTGCAATACGAAAGAAAGATCATGATTTATCAATCCAACGGAAAACCGAAAGGAAATTCCAAACCTGGTGACAAATCCGCATTCTTTCCCGAATCGGCAACTCCCGCACTCAAACTTCCCAAATTGCAATTCCCAACTCAACTAAAGGATGTTACTTGGGGACATACTTATTTCGAAAATTTCCAACCGGGTCAAATCTATGTGCACCAAAACGGCCGTACGATCACCGACGAGCATTATCAATGGACTTTCCGCGTAGGAAACACTCATCCTCTTCATTATGACAAATTGTATTCCGCAGGAATCTCCGGTCCTATGGGCGGCGAACCGGTGGTATACGGCGGACTCGTGTTTGGTTGGTTAGTTGGAAATGCTTCCCGCGATATTTCCGAAAACGCCCTTTGGGAAATCGGATTTACGGAAGGATACCACACTCAACCTGCTTTCTCGGGAGACACTGTAACTAGCATTAGTCGCATTCTTTCCGTAGAAGACAAAGGAACCGAATACGGCATCCCTGCCGGCGAAGTTCAAATCCAACTCATTGGACTCAAAAACATCAAAGCAAACGACGCTCTTGATAAATTCGGCGCGGATCTATTCCTAAAAGAAAACGACAAAAAGAAATTAGGAAAAGAAAAAATCCCCGAAAAGATTTTCGAAATCGAAAGAAAACTTCTCATCAAAAAACAACCGTAA
- a CDS encoding RNA polymerase sigma factor, protein MDREFLSKLFLANKGALLSYLRRLGADFHTAEDLTHEVFLRLYEKSQKGLESVESIPPLMMGIGRNLFLRHLRKAGQVHLGFSGAEIPALVQGKRRELMLVFDSILSGDELPDREKEILYLRFSDGRKLKEIAEIVKIDEKTVRSSLEKGVKVIRKVFLKEGWTWEDWE, encoded by the coding sequence TTGGATCGGGAGTTTCTAAGTAAATTATTTCTAGCAAATAAGGGCGCACTTTTATCCTACTTGCGTAGGTTAGGTGCCGATTTTCACACCGCCGAAGATTTGACTCATGAAGTCTTCCTGCGTCTGTATGAAAAATCTCAGAAAGGTTTGGAATCAGTTGAATCCATTCCCCCTTTGATGATGGGAATAGGTAGAAACCTTTTTCTAAGACACCTTAGAAAAGCGGGTCAAGTGCATTTGGGATTTTCCGGTGCAGAGATACCCGCTTTGGTTCAAGGTAAAAGAAGAGAATTGATGCTTGTATTTGATTCTATTCTCTCTGGTGATGAGCTTCCCGATCGGGAAAAGGAGATTTTATATCTTCGTTTCTCCGATGGGAGAAAGTTAAAAGAAATCGCAGAGATTGTTAAGATAGATGAAAAAACAGTTCGCTCTTCTTTGGAAAAAGGTGTTAAAGTGATACGGAAGGTTTTTCTAAAAGAAGGCTGGACCTGGGAGGATTGGGAATGA
- a CDS encoding chitobiase/beta-hexosaminidase C-terminal domain-containing protein, with amino-acid sequence MQNPFLYLTPFRGKSLTGRKFRYSSGLFLVFFLYHCGPLAPEDWAPSMAMVLGLGGGTTNSSGPKTLNPGQTVSFGGQGNVTGTVVDIDGDGVADAIAINSNNGSANNKPPGLILIDSDGDGVPNGVDANGDGVIDYYITIGSGGSISLTTLPNGGGNQVTVVPGQGFDSNGDGIVDNPILGQLANDTTPPTSVITPAGGTYTSAQNLTILCSDNIAPSNIVYTTNGTAPGFSPISGLIKNPPSTTFTIGAEGNGTYTVRYLCRDLAGNQESASAHTETYVIDNNVPAVTASLASVYVSNNGGAINSSQLTWSSSMNGTYSVRSGGTNCTDGVELSNGNATASVSNTATTFNASALSLGNTTIRVCVTGTSNGLVGSYALTITRDDTAPTITASPTSGSYMYLASISLTCNDAGGAGCDKIAYSSQTGSAPTSPAITGTTGAITSGTLYSSAIATTDLATTYVKFIARDLAGNTSTVSSENYMIDTTVATPSQVSVLGVGTEVFVQWAPVANAAEYRVYYSTTSPVTTSSISVTGISGLYHKVTGLSSDTMYYVKVEARNGVGGISSLSQEQRVFTISTPPGTAGSGNYVDISAGQGAFSGSGPPSVVIDAISNKLLVATANGANGYRPSLFRCDLDGSNCTHTDISAGQGANSGYSPFVLIDPISNKLLVTTVNNTTNFGLSLFRCDLDGSNCTHTDISAGQANNSLGSASAAIDFASSKLLLVMMNNMNDGKPCLFRCNLDGSNCAFIDISVGQGSTSGAFPSAKIDRIANKLLVVTQNGFNDSKPSLFRCDLNGSNCTHTDISAGQGTNSGSNPFSLIDPISNKLLVVASNGSNGSRPSLFRCNLDGSNCTHSDISSGQSAMSGIKPSATIDLALNKLLVATTNQTNNGKPSLFRCDLDGSNCTVIDISLGQGTDSGVGTSIRIDPISGKLLVVTSNGADNNKPALFRW; translated from the coding sequence ATGCAAAACCCATTTTTATACCTAACTCCTTTTAGAGGGAAGAGCCTAACCGGGCGCAAGTTTAGGTACAGTTCCGGTTTGTTTCTGGTATTTTTTCTCTACCATTGCGGGCCTCTCGCCCCGGAGGATTGGGCCCCTTCCATGGCTATGGTATTGGGGCTTGGCGGAGGTACCACAAATTCCAGCGGCCCCAAGACGCTTAACCCGGGACAAACGGTCAGTTTCGGGGGACAAGGCAATGTGACTGGAACCGTCGTTGATATAGACGGGGACGGAGTGGCGGATGCAATTGCAATCAACTCGAACAATGGTTCGGCAAACAACAAACCTCCCGGTTTGATTTTAATCGATTCGGATGGAGACGGGGTTCCGAACGGGGTCGATGCCAACGGAGACGGTGTCATTGATTATTATATTACGATTGGGAGCGGAGGTTCGATCAGTTTAACAACTCTGCCGAACGGAGGTGGGAACCAGGTAACTGTCGTTCCCGGGCAAGGTTTTGATTCCAACGGGGACGGAATTGTGGACAATCCTATTCTTGGGCAATTGGCAAACGATACAACTCCCCCTACTTCTGTCATTACACCCGCCGGAGGAACTTACACTTCCGCACAAAATCTAACGATCCTATGTTCCGACAACATTGCCCCAAGTAACATAGTTTATACTACCAACGGAACTGCTCCCGGTTTTAGTCCGATAAGCGGACTGATAAAAAATCCACCTAGCACTACTTTCACGATCGGAGCGGAAGGAAACGGAACGTATACTGTTCGTTATCTTTGCAGGGATTTGGCGGGGAACCAAGAATCTGCAAGTGCTCATACGGAGACTTATGTGATCGACAATAATGTTCCCGCTGTGACAGCAAGCCTCGCTTCCGTTTATGTGAGCAACAACGGTGGTGCGATCAATTCTTCGCAGCTGACTTGGTCAAGCAGTATGAATGGAACTTATAGTGTTCGATCCGGTGGAACAAATTGTACGGATGGAGTTGAGCTTTCCAACGGAAATGCAACAGCTTCCGTTTCCAACACCGCAACCACTTTCAATGCGAGCGCTTTGAGTCTGGGAAACACTACGATTCGAGTTTGCGTTACAGGAACAAGCAACGGACTTGTAGGTTCTTACGCACTTACCATCACAAGAGATGATACTGCTCCCACCATCACTGCAAGTCCGACAAGCGGTAGTTATATGTATTTGGCATCGATTTCACTGACTTGTAATGATGCGGGAGGAGCCGGGTGTGATAAAATCGCATACTCTTCGCAAACTGGTTCCGCTCCTACTAGTCCGGCGATTACAGGAACAACGGGAGCTATCACTTCGGGAACTTTATATTCGAGTGCAATTGCTACAACAGATCTTGCAACCACCTATGTAAAGTTCATTGCCCGCGACTTGGCAGGAAATACTTCCACTGTTTCCAGTGAAAATTATATGATTGATACGACTGTTGCTACACCGTCGCAGGTTTCTGTTTTAGGTGTCGGAACAGAAGTTTTTGTGCAATGGGCCCCTGTCGCCAATGCCGCAGAATACAGAGTTTATTATAGCACAACAAGTCCTGTAACCACATCTTCCATCAGTGTAACAGGGATTAGTGGTCTTTATCATAAGGTCACAGGCTTAAGCAGTGATACAATGTATTATGTGAAAGTCGAAGCAAGGAATGGTGTAGGTGGTATCAGTTCACTTTCCCAGGAACAACGGGTCTTTACGATTTCTACTCCGCCGGGGACAGCTGGTTCGGGGAATTATGTGGATATTTCGGCGGGACAGGGGGCATTTTCGGGATCAGGTCCTCCGTCCGTAGTCATTGATGCGATTTCCAACAAATTACTTGTAGCGACCGCAAATGGGGCAAATGGTTATCGACCTAGTCTATTTCGATGCGATTTGGATGGTTCTAATTGTACTCATACTGATATTTCCGCGGGGCAAGGGGCCAATTCTGGGTATTCTCCCTTTGTACTTATCGATCCAATTTCAAATAAGCTGCTAGTCACAACGGTGAATAATACAACCAATTTTGGGCTAAGCTTATTTCGATGCGATTTGGATGGTTCTAATTGCACACACACAGATATTTCAGCAGGACAAGCAAATAATTCGTTAGGTAGTGCCTCTGCAGCAATCGACTTTGCTTCCAGCAAACTCCTTCTGGTTATGATGAATAATATGAACGATGGTAAACCATGTTTATTTCGTTGTAATTTAGATGGTTCAAACTGTGCATTTATAGATATTTCAGTAGGGCAAGGAAGTACTTCGGGTGCTTTTCCTTCTGCAAAGATTGACCGGATTGCAAATAAACTTCTAGTAGTGACTCAGAATGGATTCAATGACAGCAAACCTAGTTTATTTCGGTGTGATTTAAACGGGTCTAATTGCACACATACGGATATTTCTGCCGGGCAAGGAACCAATTCCGGATCTAACCCCTTCAGTTTAATCGACCCGATTTCGAATAAATTGCTTGTTGTGGCATCTAATGGATCAAATGGAAGCAGACCTAGCCTTTTCCGATGCAACTTGGATGGATCCAATTGCACACATTCTGATATTTCTTCTGGGCAAAGTGCTATGTCCGGAATCAAGCCTTCTGCGACTATTGATCTGGCTTTAAACAAGTTGCTTGTAGCAACGACCAACCAGACAAATAACGGCAAACCAAGTCTTTTCCGATGTGATCTAGATGGATCCAATTGCACAGTCATTGATATTTCCTTAGGACAAGGAACTGACTCCGGAGTAGGAACATCTATCAGAATCGACCCAATCTCCGGGAAGCTATTAGTGGTTACTTCCAACGGAGCTGATAACAACAAACCCGCTCTTTTCCGTTGGTAG
- a CDS encoding MBL fold metallo-hydrolase has translation MIVTTPKKVPPMEEIGDQIYKIVLPQPFYAPNNIYLFVDNDGLTLIDSGYIESVPMLQASLKTRGFSLRDIKNIIYTHNHLDHISSSLVLKSYAPKAVYYGYRAMQDGVGNYLDSMRLFEQATEDLFTVAFGDPAQLEKIISESRSGWVNFYSKFQETKKGDPILRIDKAIDHNDSMEIGDRLFRFIYTPGHNLYHITPVIQESGVYFSGDLIIANLTAIYSEMDGSLGDYYFTLSKLLEEPIKRLLPAHGHEIEDPIRTITLVKKTLSILEKGVIRRLRESPSDLLNLMEAAIGKKVHNGGHLPTALGLIYSIIKKLVLEGLIRIEKRDSGYEIFHLKE, from the coding sequence ATGATCGTCACAACTCCCAAAAAAGTTCCTCCTATGGAAGAGATTGGAGACCAGATCTACAAAATCGTCCTTCCTCAACCGTTTTATGCCCCCAACAATATCTATCTATTCGTAGATAACGACGGTTTGACCTTGATCGATTCGGGTTATATCGAATCCGTTCCTATGTTGCAGGCGTCTTTGAAAACCAGAGGGTTTTCCCTTCGGGATATCAAAAATATCATTTATACTCACAATCATCTGGATCATATTTCTTCGTCTCTGGTTTTAAAATCTTACGCGCCTAAGGCGGTCTATTACGGTTATCGTGCCATGCAAGACGGAGTGGGGAACTATCTGGATTCCATGCGACTTTTCGAGCAGGCGACTGAGGATCTGTTCACTGTTGCTTTCGGAGATCCCGCCCAATTGGAAAAAATCATTTCCGAATCCAGAAGTGGCTGGGTGAATTTTTACAGCAAATTCCAGGAAACCAAAAAAGGAGATCCCATTCTTAGGATCGACAAGGCGATCGACCATAACGATTCCATGGAGATAGGAGACAGACTCTTTCGTTTTATTTACACTCCAGGTCATAATCTTTATCATATCACTCCCGTGATTCAGGAGTCCGGTGTGTATTTTTCAGGGGATCTGATCATTGCCAACCTAACAGCGATTTATTCCGAAATGGATGGTAGTTTGGGAGATTATTATTTTACTCTTTCCAAATTATTAGAAGAGCCGATCAAAAGGCTTCTTCCTGCGCACGGTCATGAGATAGAAGATCCTATAAGAACGATCACTTTGGTAAAAAAAACTTTATCCATTTTGGAAAAAGGCGTAATCCGAAGGTTGAGAGAAAGTCCTTCCGATCTTTTGAATCTGATGGAGGCCGCCATCGGTAAAAAAGTTCATAACGGAGGTCATCTTCCCACCGCTCTCGGATTGATTTATTCCATTATTAAAAAATTGGTTTTAGAGGGACTCATTCGAATCGAAAAAAGAGACAGTGGTTATGAGATCTTTCATTTGAAAGAATAA